The following are encoded together in the Vicinamibacteria bacterium genome:
- the tatA gene encoding twin-arginine translocase TatA/TatE family subunit has product MFGTLGGPELFLILVIALIVFGPRKLPEIGKSLGRMMMEFKKASNEFRQTIESEVEADKLRETAKKESGTEPVTPSPSTHPADAGAPPVEAHPVPSPAVSREAALPPVEPK; this is encoded by the coding sequence ATGTTCGGAACGCTAGGCGGTCCTGAGCTCTTTCTCATCCTGGTCATCGCCCTCATCGTGTTTGGACCTCGGAAGCTCCCCGAGATCGGGAAGAGCCTGGGCCGGATGATGATGGAGTTCAAGAAAGCCTCCAACGAGTTCCGGCAGACGATCGAGAGCGAGGTGGAGGCCGACAAGCTGCGCGAGACGGCAAAAAAGGAGTCCGGGACGGAGCCCGTGACCCCCAGCCCGAGCACCCACCCCGCGGATGCGGGCGCGCCCCCCGTCGAAGCGCACCCTGTCCCCTCCCCGGCCGTGAGCCGCGAGGCCGCGCTGCCACCCGTCGAGCCGAAGTAA